A stretch of the Notamacropus eugenii isolate mMacEug1 chromosome 2, mMacEug1.pri_v2, whole genome shotgun sequence genome encodes the following:
- the LOC140522118 gene encoding inner centromere protein-like: MGQTWGAGVQRVTRWCGGRPLAFLRSLLPFQCRRNTYDLQRDGVQRLEREPVRCISIRKYEDGTMGTTIGSGRVLEAHRNETVWLQQMQEEEGLSTFSRGSGPRRPKSSQHHQQLLAVKESLEKLVPGVAENGSVSCGTQSQAAAVPSLPASPTEFPRMSGNLPCSESTMDQGEAPRKLPQSIRRRWSYKQAVSKAAEKWHHMDDEALTPPCTKTALPVCPGRKVVQPVRMFLQTVRKKQMLVTLTSASRPSVMKSFIKRNTVHHLDAELRCPSCPQEKELQQLENLKKKEEAELLRKQKVEEDQHQHLEEMKMIREEHLWKAPKARKQAEQLEVEKKKRTEQKLEAKQKPLAKKASKKTARKLEEDEMMLKQEEEAWRQKRLQQQEEEREQKRQRKVAEALRNAVQRRQRERQLALEREMQRKREEERLQAEWERALQLHKERLLKELEEEQKREQDQRHKQEPKKLQKEQEKKAKEAKVAAATTGARDRWLDETTHVQLWQPKGPGRDKEVSFLLQSPVGNSSEMTPQAPKGSLKIIPDSDGMDLCSDDSTDDEFQPGRPIPAWATGFQLRQATIYQYYGPPDIDQIFGTILSPDLKDIFQKSKPRYHTRTSSALWDSPPLARVPEFEGTVV, from the exons ATGGGCCAAACCTGGGGCGCAGGTGTCCAAAGGGTGACTCGCTGGTGTGGCGGCAGACCCCTAG CCTTTCTGAGATCACTGCTGCCTTTCCAATGTCGTCGAAACACCTACGACCTCCAGAGAGATGGAGTGCAGAGACTGGAAAGGGAGCCAGTGAGATGCATCAGCATCAGAAAATACGAAG ATGGCACCATGGGGACCACCATAGGCTCTGGGAGAGTCCTGGAGGCCCACAGAAATGAGACGGTGTGGCTGCAGCAGATGCAGGAGGAGGAGGGTTTGAGCACTTTTTCCAG GGGGTCTGGCCCCAGGAGGCCCAAGAGCAGTCAGCACCACCAGCAGCTACTTGCGGTCAAAGAGAGCTTGGAGAAGCTGGTCCCGGGGGTGGCTGAGAACGGCTCCGTCTCTTGTGGGACCCAAAGCCAAGCAGCAGCGGTCCCCTCGCTGCCTGCCTCCCCTACGGAGTTCCCCAGAATGTCAGGGAACCTGCCATGCTCAG AGAGCACGATGGACCAAGGTGAGGCGCCCAGGAAGCTTCCTCAGAGCATCAG GCGGAGGTGGAGCTACAAGCAAGCTGTCAGTAAGGCGGCTGAGAAATGGCACCACATGGACGATGAGGCTCTCACTCCTCCTTGCACCAAGACAGCCTTACCTGTTTGCCCCGGCCGTAAG GTGGTGCAGCCCGTACGAATGTTCCTACAGACAGTGAGAAAGAAGCAGATGCTCGTGACGCTGACCTCCGCCAGCCGCCCCAGTGTCATGAAGTCGTTCATCAAGCGCAACACTGTCCACCATCTGGATGCCGAG CTGCGATGCCCTTCCTGTCCTCAGGAGAAGGAACTGCAGCAGCTGGAAAAcctgaaaaagaaggaggaggctgAGCTCCTAAGAAAGCAGAAGGTGGAGGAGGACCAGCACCAGCACCTGGAGGAGATGAAGAT GATACGGGAAGAGCACCTATGGAAGGCCCCGAAGGCCCGCAAGCAGGCAGAACAGCTGGAGGTAGAGAAGAAGAAACGCACTGAGCAGAAGTTGGAG GCAAAGCAGAAGCCGCTGGCTAAGAAGGCCAGCAAGAAAACTGCCAGGAAGCTGGAGGAGGATGAGATGATGCTGAAGCAGGAGGAAGAAGCCTGGAGGCAGAAGAGACTCCAGCAG caggaggaggagcggGAGCAGAAGCGGCAGAGGAAGGTGGCAGAAGCCCTAAGAAACGCGGTGCAGCGGAGGCAGCGGGAGAGGCAGCTGGCGCTGGAGAGGGAGatgcagaggaagagggaggaggagaggctgCAGGCTGAGTG GGAGCGAGCTCTGCAGCTCCACAAGGAGAGATTACTGAAGGAACTGGAAGAGGAGCAGAAGAGA GAGCAAGATCAGCGCCACAAGCAGGAGCCAAAGAAGCTGCAGAAGGAGCAGGAGAAGAAGGCCAAGGAGGCCAAGGTGGCGGCAGCCACTACTGGAGCCCGTGATAGATGGTTGGATGAGACCACGCACGTGCAG CTCTGGCAGCCCAAGGGgccaggaagagataaagaggtctcctttcttcttcagtcTCCAGTTGGCAACTCTTCTGAAATGACCCCCCAGGCCCCCAAGGGGAGTCTCAAGATCATCCCAGACAGTGATGGAATGGATCTGTGTAGTGATGACTCCACAGATGATGAGTTCCAGCCCGGCAGGCCCATTCCTGCTTGGGCCACTG GGTTCCAGCTCAGGCAGGCCACCATCTATCAGTACTATGGCCCTCCTGACATTGACCAGATCTTTGGCACCATCCTCAGTCCGGACCTCAAGGACATATTCCAAAAGAGTAAACCACGTTATCACACTCGCAccagctctgccctctgggattCCCCACCACTTGCCAGAGTCCCGGAGTTTGAGGGAACTGTCGTATGA